A genomic window from Phocoena sinus isolate mPhoSin1 chromosome 20, mPhoSin1.pri, whole genome shotgun sequence includes:
- the LOC116745251 gene encoding LOW QUALITY PROTEIN: neuroligin-2-like (The sequence of the model RefSeq protein was modified relative to this genomic sequence to represent the inferred CDS: inserted 2 bases in 2 codons; deleted 2 bases in 1 codon; substituted 1 base at 1 genomic stop codon), translating into MLFLHGGSYVEGTGNMLDGSVLATYGNVIVATLNYRLGVPGFLSTGDQAAKGNYGLVDQIQALRWLSENTAHFGGDPERITIFGSGAGVSCVNLLILSHHSEGLFQKAIAQSGTAISSWSVNYQPLKYTRLLAAKVGCDREDSAEAVECLCRKPSRELVDQDVQPAHYHIAFGPVVDGDIVPDDPEILMQQGEFPNYDMLIGVNQGEGLKFVEDSAESEDGVSARAFDFTVSNFVDNLYGYPEGKDVLQETIKFMYTDWADRDNGEMWHKTQLALFTGHQWVAPAVATAKLHADYQSPVYFYTFCHHCQAEGQPEWADAAHGDELPYVFGVPMVGATNLFPCNFSKNDVMLSAVVMTYWTNFAKTGDPNQPVPQDTKFXHTKRNRFEEVVWSEINSKEKQYLHIGLKPRVRASYRANKVAFWLELVPHLRNLHTELFTTTTRLPPYATRRPPRPPPGALGTRRPPPPATLPPEPKPKPEPGPRAYDRFPGDSRDYSTELSVTVAVGTSLLFLSILAFAALYYKRDRRQELRXRRLSPPHPRPRPGGSGTGVPGGGTLLPAAGRELPPEEELVSLQLKRGGDVGAEPAEALRPXCPPDYTLALRRAPDDLPLLAPGALTLLPCGLGPPPPPPSPSLHPFGPFPPPPPTATSHSNTLPHPHSTTRV; encoded by the exons ATGCTGTTTCTGCATGGTGGCTCCTACGTGGAGGGCACGGGGAACATGTTGGATGGCTCTGTCCTGGCCACCTACGGCAACGTCATTGTAGCCACACTCAACTACCGGCTTGGGGTGCCTG GTTTTCTCAGCACTGGGGACCAGGCTGCAAAAGGCAACTACGGGCTTGTGGACCAGATCCAGGCCCTGCGCTGGCTCAGTGAGAACACTGCCCACTTTGGGGGCGACCCCGAGCGCATCACCATCTTTGGATCTGGGGCAGGGGTCTCCTGTGTCAACCTTCTGATCCTCTCCCACCATTCGGAAG GGCTGTTCCAGAAGGCCATCGCCCAGAGTGGCACTGCTATTTCTAGCTGGTCTGTCAACTACCAGCCGCTCAAGTACACACGATTGCTGGCGGCCAAGGTGGGCTGTGACCGGGAGGACAGCGCCGAGGCCGTGGAGTGTCTGTGCCGGAAGCCTTCTCGGGAGCTGGTGGACCAGGACGTACAGCCCGCCCA CTACCATATCGCCTTTGGGCCCGTGGTGGACGGTGACATAGTCCCCGATGACCCTGAGATCCTCATGCAGCAGGGAGAATTCCCCAACTACGACATGCTCATCGGTGTCAACCAGGGAGAGGGCCTCAAGTTCGTGGAGGACTCGGCGGAGAGCGAGGACGGCGTGTCCGCCAGAGCCTTCGACTTCACCGTCTCCAACTTTGTGGACAACCTGTATGGCTACCCGGAGGGCAAGGATGTGCTGCAGGAGACCATCAAGTTTATGTACACGGACTGGGCCGACAGGGACAATGGTGAGATGTGGCACAAGACCCAGCTGGCGCTCTTTACCGGCCACCAGTGGGTGGCACCGGCTGTGGCCACCGCCAAGTTGCACGCTGACTACCAGTCCCCTGTCTACTTTTACACCTTCTGCCACCACTGCCAGGCTGAGGGCCAGCCCGAGTGGGCAGATGCAGCACACGGGGATGAGCTACCCTACGTCTTTGGTGTGCCCATGGTGGGTGCCACCAACCTCTTCCCCTGCAACTTCTCCAAGAATGATGTCATGCTCAGCGCTGTGGTCATGACCTACTGGACCAACTTCGCCAAGACCGG CGACCCCAACCAGCCGGTGCCACAGGACACCAAGT ATCACACCAAGCGCAACCGCTTCGAGGAGGTGGTGTGGAGCGAGATCAACAGCAAGGAGAAGCAGTACCTGCACATCGGCTTGAAGCCGCGCGTGCGCGCCAGCTACCGCGCCAACAAGGTGGCCTTCTGGCTGGAGCTCGTGCCGCACCTGCGCAACCTGCACACCGAGCTCTTCACCACCACCACGCGCCTCCCTCCCTACGCCACGCGCCGGCCGCCGCGCCCGCCCCCTGGTGCCCTCGGCACTCGCCGCCCCCCGCCTCCGGCCACCCTGCCGCCCGAGCCCAAGCCCAAGCCCGAGCCGGGCCCCCGGGCCTACGACCGCTTCCCCGGGGACTCCCGAGACTACTCCACGGAGCTCAGCGTCACCGTGGCCGTGGGcacctccctccttttcctcagCATCCTTGCCTTCGCCGCCCTCTACTACAAGCGGGACCGGCGGCAGGAGCTGCGGTGAAGGCGGCTcagc cccccccacccccgcccccgccccggcggCTCGGGCACCGGCGTGCCCGGCGGGGGCACCCTGCTCCCTGCTGCCGGCCGTGAGCTGCCACCCGAGGAGGAGCTGGTGTCGCTGCAGCTGAAGCGGGGCGGGGACGTCGGGGCGGAACCTGCGGAGGCCCTGCGCC CCTGCCCGCCCGACTACACCCTGGCCCTGCGCCGCGCGCCGGACGATTTGCCACTCTTGGCCCCCGGGGCCCTGACCCTGCTGCCCTGCGGCCTggggccaccccctcccccgccgtccccctccctccatccctttggGCCcttccccccgcctccccccaccgcTACCAGCCACAGCAACAcgctcccccatccccactccaccaCTCGGGTATAG